A stretch of Paenibacillus sp. URB8-2 DNA encodes these proteins:
- a CDS encoding flavodoxin family protein: MKVIAINGSPRKNRNTATLLQEALYGAQAHGAETKLVHLYDLNFKGCASCLSCKRKGSRLGGLCAMKDDLKEVLGEILACDALLLGSPIYFGNVTGEVRSFLERLLFPNLSYNTGERSTFAGRINSGFIYTMNVTEERMQEMNYESVFQSNRNLLQILGGDSEILLSCDTYQFTDYSKYEASKFDAVQKARVREEQFPVDCRKAFELGARLAAI; the protein is encoded by the coding sequence ATGAAAGTTATTGCAATCAACGGCAGTCCGCGAAAAAACCGCAATACCGCGACGCTGCTTCAGGAAGCGCTCTACGGGGCACAGGCCCATGGAGCGGAGACGAAGCTGGTGCATTTGTACGATCTGAATTTCAAGGGATGCGCGAGCTGTTTATCCTGCAAAAGAAAAGGCAGCCGGCTGGGCGGATTATGTGCTATGAAAGACGATTTGAAGGAGGTGCTCGGGGAAATTCTGGCATGCGATGCTCTCCTGCTTGGTTCCCCCATCTATTTCGGCAATGTTACCGGAGAAGTACGGAGCTTTCTGGAGCGGCTGCTGTTCCCAAATCTATCCTACAACACCGGAGAAAGATCTACTTTTGCGGGCAGGATCAACTCGGGCTTTATCTATACTATGAATGTCACAGAAGAGCGAATGCAAGAGATGAATTACGAGTCGGTATTCCAGAGCAACCGGAATCTGCTGCAGATACTGGGCGGGGATTCGGAGATTCTGCTCTCCTGCGATACGTATCAATTTACCGATTATTCCAAGTATGAAGCTTCCAAATTCGACGCTGTGCAGAAAGCCAGAGTAAGAGAGGAACAGTTCCCCGTCGACTGCAGAAAGGCGTTTGAGCTCGGAGCCCGTTTGGCTGCCATATGA
- a CDS encoding nitrogenase component 1 — translation MRTRKMSQCVEQIRHVCTLGAFESVLAIKRAVPIVHAGPGCVAKLWTTLGSQNGHQGSGYVGGHAIPCTNASEKEVVFGGTDQLRKVITNTFDVIDGDLFVVLTGCTSDIIGDDVGEVTRKFQDQGKPIVYVETGGFKGSNLVGHELVLDAIIDQYLQPQQVEPGLVNIWSSVPYQNTFWSGDIEQLNILISSLGLKPNVIFGPDSSVEALNNIPKAQFNLVISPWVGLRNAEHLEDKFGTPFLHYPALPVGPTETSNFLRAVGEFAGIDPSVVENVIRKQEERYFYYLERAADTLLETRLLPRRFITVADSLYALGIARFLTNDMGLIPEKQFITDDTPIKFQDSVSAEFKKFTSDIVAETVFSNDGGFVEEEIRKLKIRSRPIILGSSWERVVARDLNAYQLSVSAPIGNEMVLSKSYVGYNGALQLVEDIYSVVLNDFM, via the coding sequence GTGAGAACAAGAAAAATGTCGCAGTGCGTTGAGCAAATCAGACATGTGTGCACACTCGGTGCGTTTGAATCGGTACTGGCCATCAAAAGAGCGGTGCCCATCGTTCATGCCGGTCCGGGCTGCGTAGCCAAGCTGTGGACGACACTCGGAAGTCAGAACGGCCATCAAGGTTCAGGATATGTCGGGGGACATGCGATTCCCTGCACCAATGCCTCGGAAAAAGAAGTGGTGTTTGGCGGTACGGACCAGCTGCGTAAAGTCATCACCAATACCTTTGATGTCATCGATGGTGATCTTTTCGTCGTACTTACGGGCTGCACATCGGATATTATAGGGGATGATGTGGGGGAGGTTACAAGAAAATTCCAGGATCAAGGCAAACCGATTGTATATGTTGAAACCGGCGGGTTCAAGGGAAGCAATCTGGTCGGTCATGAACTGGTTCTGGATGCCATTATCGACCAGTATTTGCAGCCGCAGCAGGTAGAACCGGGACTGGTCAATATCTGGTCGTCAGTACCCTATCAGAATACCTTCTGGTCGGGTGACATCGAGCAGCTGAACATTCTCATTTCTTCGCTCGGGCTGAAACCGAATGTGATCTTCGGACCGGATAGCAGCGTTGAAGCTCTCAATAACATACCCAAGGCGCAGTTTAATCTGGTGATCTCTCCATGGGTGGGACTCCGGAATGCTGAGCATTTGGAAGACAAATTCGGCACGCCGTTTCTGCATTATCCGGCGCTTCCGGTCGGTCCGACTGAAACCTCCAATTTCCTGAGAGCGGTAGGTGAATTCGCCGGAATTGATCCTTCAGTAGTTGAAAATGTCATCCGTAAGCAAGAGGAACGGTATTTCTACTATTTGGAAAGAGCAGCTGATACGTTGTTGGAAACAAGACTGCTGCCGAGACGGTTCATAACGGTGGCGGACAGCCTGTATGCGCTGGGAATCGCCAGATTTTTGACCAATGACATGGGATTAATCCCGGAGAAGCAGTTCATCACCGATGATACGCCGATAAAATTTCAGGACAGTGTATCCGCGGAATTCAAGAAATTTACTAGTGATATCGTTGCCGAAACGGTATTTTCCAATGACGGGGGTTTTGTTGAAGAAGAAATCAGAAAATTAAAAATCAGAAGCCGCCCGATCATTCTGGGCAGTTCTTGGGAACGGGTGGTTGCAAGAGACTTGAACGCCTATCAGCTATCGGTTTCCGCACCCATCGGCAATGAGATGGTACTAAGTAAATCCTACGTTGGATATAATGGAGCACTACAATTGGTTGAAGATATCTATTCCGTGGTATTGAATGATTTCATGTGA
- a CDS encoding nitrogenase component 1, whose translation MSINLNLSQVTIREKRLKSIVGYQGTIKDLAEQSQSGCLKNASRGFSQATNCNSGCAQGYLSSITDAAIVNHGPIGCAGDVAGANAGFQWGQRIRDWNQRNVRIINTNMSEKAVVFGGDQILKEGILKAYERFNPKAIFVTTSCASGIIGDDIESTMRNVEAEIGIPVVPVFCEGFRSQIWASGFDAAFHALLSRIVKPAEKKRPELVNVINFAGSGRAVITEIFGRLGLVPQFGIPYSNIEEISRWSEAAATISICGTLGSYMGNGLEQNFGVPYVTALQPHGISGFDDWLTKLGETVGKEKEVEEYLAEQKVIAAPDLEEIKFKLKGKKVVVGMGPSFAHNYIRFLEDLGMEVVWGFSWHYDAKHDHGGCPSCTVELTKIDKDIPVSVSDQQNHEVINLLSKVKPDIFIGRHPGMSVWATKMGIPAIMVSDEYSAFGYQGTIEFGHRIIDALTNNSLALNLSKRIQLPYTEWWLEQDPFEFLKQKNKRKESENKKNVAVR comes from the coding sequence TTGTCAATTAATTTAAATCTCTCACAGGTAACCATCAGAGAAAAAAGACTGAAATCCATCGTAGGTTACCAAGGAACGATCAAGGATTTGGCGGAACAATCACAATCCGGATGTCTGAAAAATGCATCCAGAGGATTCAGCCAGGCTACAAATTGTAACTCGGGCTGTGCACAAGGGTATTTATCTTCGATTACGGACGCGGCTATCGTCAATCATGGGCCGATCGGCTGTGCGGGTGACGTCGCGGGCGCAAACGCGGGGTTTCAATGGGGACAGAGAATCAGAGACTGGAACCAGAGAAACGTTAGAATCATCAATACCAATATGTCGGAAAAGGCTGTCGTATTTGGCGGAGACCAGATTCTGAAAGAAGGCATCCTGAAAGCCTATGAAAGATTTAATCCCAAAGCAATCTTTGTGACCACATCCTGCGCTTCCGGCATTATCGGAGACGATATCGAAAGCACGATGAGAAATGTTGAAGCGGAGATTGGCATCCCCGTTGTTCCCGTTTTTTGCGAAGGATTCCGGTCACAGATCTGGGCTTCCGGGTTTGATGCGGCATTCCATGCCCTATTGTCGCGAATTGTTAAGCCTGCCGAGAAGAAGCGTCCCGAATTGGTTAATGTCATCAATTTTGCGGGCAGTGGACGGGCTGTCATTACCGAGATTTTCGGGCGTTTGGGGCTGGTGCCTCAGTTCGGAATACCCTACAGCAACATAGAGGAAATCTCCAGATGGTCGGAAGCCGCGGCTACAATCAGTATTTGCGGCACGCTCGGCAGTTATATGGGGAATGGCCTGGAGCAGAATTTTGGCGTCCCTTATGTAACGGCGCTGCAGCCGCACGGGATTTCCGGATTTGACGACTGGCTCACAAAGCTTGGAGAGACAGTGGGCAAGGAGAAAGAAGTTGAAGAGTATCTTGCGGAACAAAAGGTGATTGCTGCGCCTGACTTGGAAGAGATCAAGTTTAAGCTCAAAGGCAAAAAAGTGGTCGTCGGCATGGGGCCGAGCTTCGCGCATAACTATATTCGGTTTCTCGAGGATCTCGGCATGGAAGTAGTATGGGGATTCTCCTGGCATTACGATGCCAAGCATGATCATGGCGGATGCCCTTCCTGCACAGTGGAACTGACCAAGATAGACAAAGATATCCCGGTCAGCGTAAGCGATCAGCAGAATCACGAGGTCATTAATTTGCTGTCAAAGGTCAAGCCGGATATTTTTATCGGAAGACATCCCGGAATGTCCGTCTGGGCTACAAAAATGGGTATTCCCGCCATCATGGTCAGCGATGAATACAGCGCCTTCGGTTATCAGGGAACGATCGAGTTCGGACATCGCATTATTGATGCGCTGACCAACAATAGTCTTGCCTTGAATCTGTCCAAACGAATTCAGCTGCCCTATACCGAATGGTGGCTGGAGCAGGACCCCTTCGAATTCCTTAAACAAAAAAATAAGAGAAAAGAAAGTGAGAACAAGAAAAATGTCGCAGTGCGTTGA
- a CDS encoding glycoside hydrolase family 32 protein, which yields MNNNKNAFKRRLVIWVICLTGLITAGLAVHYSTNDRKEETVVNEEPPLSKEKPSYRASYHFTTPDKWMNDPQRPIYLDGKYHYYYLYNRDYPQGNGTEWRHATSTDLVHWKDEGVAIPKYTNRNGDPWTGSVVVDKDNTAGFGKEALVAIVTQPSADGGKQEQYLWYSTDRGKKFISYSNKPVLANPGTHDFRDPKIIWDDKSRKWIMTMAEGTKVGFYESSNLKDWLYISGFVTENIGLVECPDLYMMRADDGTYQWIFGVSANGKPAGKPNTYAYWTGNFNGKEFVPDRKEPQWLDYGFDWYAAVTFEEGAGSDKYSHRYALAWMNNWDYPHTTPTLREGYNGMNSIVRQIKLKSEGGTYQLISQPTQALNQLIQSTESFQRIEVNGTRTLNTTGDAYQLDADISWSDLKNAGFRLRESADKKRHVDVGVFVEGSYSYVNRRNTWQPDKGGTYVESRAPFDAGKKKVHLKILVDKTSIEVFVDDGSVVFSNVIFPGWNDKGITLFSEGGKAVFENVVIKHLGKK from the coding sequence ATGAACAACAACAAGAATGCATTTAAACGACGACTCGTTATATGGGTGATTTGTTTAACCGGTCTGATCACGGCAGGGTTGGCGGTTCATTATTCAACAAATGACAGAAAAGAGGAAACCGTCGTTAATGAAGAACCTCCACTGTCTAAAGAAAAGCCTTCCTATCGGGCCAGCTATCATTTCACGACTCCCGACAAATGGATGAACGACCCTCAGCGGCCGATTTATCTGGATGGCAAGTATCATTACTATTATCTCTACAATCGTGACTATCCCCAAGGAAACGGTACAGAGTGGCGGCATGCGACATCGACGGATTTGGTGCACTGGAAAGATGAAGGGGTGGCCATTCCGAAATATACGAACCGAAACGGCGATCCGTGGACGGGATCGGTCGTTGTGGACAAAGACAATACGGCAGGCTTTGGCAAAGAGGCGCTGGTGGCGATAGTGACACAGCCATCTGCGGACGGCGGAAAGCAGGAACAATATTTATGGTACAGTACGGACAGAGGAAAAAAGTTCATCTCTTATAGCAATAAGCCTGTTCTGGCCAATCCGGGCACGCATGATTTCCGCGATCCTAAGATCATCTGGGATGACAAGTCCCGGAAATGGATCATGACCATGGCGGAAGGAACGAAAGTAGGTTTTTACGAATCCTCCAATTTAAAAGATTGGCTTTATATCAGCGGTTTCGTTACAGAAAATATCGGGCTTGTGGAATGCCCTGATCTATATATGATGCGGGCGGATGACGGGACTTATCAATGGATTTTCGGCGTCAGCGCAAACGGGAAACCGGCAGGTAAACCCAACACCTACGCTTACTGGACCGGAAACTTTAACGGTAAGGAATTTGTCCCGGATCGCAAGGAGCCGCAGTGGCTCGATTACGGATTTGATTGGTATGCGGCTGTAACGTTTGAAGAGGGGGCGGGCAGCGATAAGTACAGCCATCGTTATGCTTTGGCCTGGATGAATAACTGGGATTATCCCCATACTACGCCGACGCTGCGGGAAGGCTATAACGGAATGAATTCGATCGTTCGTCAAATCAAGCTTAAGTCTGAGGGCGGAACGTACCAATTGATTTCACAGCCCACTCAGGCGTTAAATCAATTGATCCAATCAACAGAATCCTTTCAACGAATCGAGGTTAATGGCACTAGAACGCTTAATACAACCGGAGATGCTTACCAGCTTGACGCGGACATATCGTGGTCTGATCTCAAGAATGCGGGATTTAGACTTCGGGAATCTGCAGACAAGAAGCGGCATGTCGATGTCGGGGTTTTTGTTGAAGGCAGTTACAGCTATGTCAATAGAAGAAATACATGGCAGCCCGACAAGGGCGGAACCTATGTGGAAAGCAGGGCGCCGTTCGATGCCGGCAAGAAAAAGGTGCATTTAAAAATCCTCGTCGATAAGACAAGCATCGAAGTTTTTGTTGATGATGGATCTGTCGTTTTTTCCAATGTCATTTTCCCCGGATGGAACGATAAAGGAATCACACTTTTTTCAGAAGGCGGCAAGGCGGTCTTTGAAAATGTCGTGATCAAGCATTTGGGCAAAAAATAA
- a CDS encoding glycoside hydrolase family 68 protein produces the protein MNIKKFVKQATAVTFTTALLVGGGTSAFAKGNDSQSYKEDYGFSHITRFDALKIPQQQTSEQFKIPQFDASTIKNIPSAKGLDANGNVIDLDVWDTWPLQNADGTVADFKGYDVVFGLAGDPKKGWDTFIYLFYKKKGDNSIDAWKNAGRVFKDSDKYVPNDPILNQQGEEWSGSATLTSDGEVRLFYTNRHGWDPAHGFFGKQTLTTAQINVSEADSSTLKVDGVEDFKSIFDGGDGKIYQNVDQAFGGGDYSDNHTLRDPHYVEDNGRKYLVFEANTGTETGYQGDDSFFNKAYYGGSNKFFENEKDKLLLSPKKSLATLANGALGIIELNDDYTLKTVMKPLIASNTVTDEIERANIFELNGKWYLFTDTRGAKMVVDGIGPEDIYMLGYVADSINGPYKPLNGTGLVLHQDLDPKDITWSYAHFAVPQVKGNNVVITSYMTNRGFFEDHKSTFAPSFVVNIKGSKTSVVKDSILEQGQLTIK, from the coding sequence ATGAATATCAAAAAGTTTGTGAAGCAAGCGACAGCAGTAACTTTTACAACAGCTTTACTGGTAGGTGGGGGTACTTCAGCTTTTGCAAAAGGAAATGACAGTCAGAGTTACAAAGAAGACTACGGCTTTTCCCACATCACACGCTTTGATGCTCTGAAGATTCCTCAACAACAAACCAGCGAACAATTTAAAATCCCGCAATTCGATGCGTCGACGATCAAGAACATTCCTTCCGCCAAAGGTTTGGATGCCAACGGTAATGTCATCGATCTGGACGTATGGGACACCTGGCCGCTGCAGAACGCCGATGGTACGGTAGCGGACTTTAAAGGCTACGATGTTGTATTCGGCTTGGCAGGCGATCCGAAAAAAGGCTGGGATACATTTATCTACTTGTTCTATAAAAAGAAAGGCGACAACTCCATTGATGCTTGGAAAAATGCAGGCCGAGTATTCAAGGATAGCGACAAGTACGTGCCTAATGATCCGATTCTGAACCAGCAAGGAGAAGAGTGGTCGGGTTCCGCAACCTTGACTTCCGATGGCGAAGTTCGTTTGTTCTACACCAACCGTCATGGCTGGGACCCGGCTCACGGCTTCTTCGGTAAGCAAACCCTGACTACAGCTCAAATCAATGTATCCGAGGCGGATTCCAGTACGCTGAAAGTGGACGGCGTAGAAGATTTCAAATCGATCTTTGACGGCGGAGACGGAAAAATCTATCAAAATGTCGACCAAGCTTTCGGTGGAGGAGACTACTCCGATAACCATACCTTAAGAGACCCTCACTATGTTGAAGACAATGGCCGCAAATACCTTGTCTTTGAAGCAAATACCGGAACGGAAACGGGTTATCAAGGGGATGACTCCTTCTTTAACAAAGCCTACTATGGCGGAAGCAACAAGTTCTTTGAAAATGAGAAAGATAAACTGCTGCTAAGTCCTAAAAAATCTCTCGCTACTTTGGCAAACGGGGCGCTGGGCATAATTGAGCTCAATGACGATTACACACTGAAAACAGTCATGAAGCCGCTGATCGCATCCAATACGGTAACGGATGAAATTGAACGGGCGAACATCTTTGAGCTGAATGGCAAATGGTACTTGTTCACGGATACAAGAGGAGCCAAAATGGTCGTTGACGGAATCGGTCCGGAAGATATCTACATGCTGGGTTACGTAGCGGATTCCATAAACGGACCGTACAAGCCTCTGAACGGTACTGGACTTGTACTGCATCAGGATCTTGATCCTAAAGATATTACTTGGTCTTACGCTCACTTTGCTGTACCGCAAGTCAAAGGCAACAATGTTGTAATCACGAGTTACATGACGAACAGGGGTTTCTTCGAGGATCATAAGTCCACCTTTGCGCCAAGCTTCGTGGTAAACATTAAAGGCTCCAAAACTTCGGTTGTCAAAGACAGCATCCTTGAACAAGGACAATTGACGATCAAATAA
- a CDS encoding glycoside hydrolase family 68 protein, with amino-acid sequence MNIQKFVKTAATVTLTTALLAGGGTSALAKAKDSTDYKETYDFSHITRFDMLKIPEQQTSEQFKVPAFDASTIKNIASAKGYDKQGNLIDLDVWDSWPLQNADGTVANYHGYQIVFALAGSPKDGNDTSIYIFYKKADEQSIDSWKNAGRVFKDSDKFAANDPILKYQTQEWSGSATLTEDGNVRLFYTDFSGAPEDGGTGYSKQTITTAQVNLSQPDGATLKVDGVEDHKSIFDGDGTTYQNVQQFIDEGAYASGDNHTLRDPHYVEDNGHKYLVFESNTGTETGYQGEEAFNNQVFYGGNKKFFQAEKESLLQSPKKHDATLANGALGMIELNDDYTLKTVMKPLIASNTVTDEIERANVFKLNNKWYLFTDSRGSKMTIDGIGAEDIYMLGFVSDSLTGPYKPLNDTGLVLHLDLDPADVTFTYSHFAVPQADGNNVVITSYITNRGFYQEHRSSFAPSFLMNIKGAKTSVVKDSILEQGQLTIN; translated from the coding sequence ATGAACATCCAAAAGTTTGTGAAGACAGCGGCGACAGTAACTTTGACAACGGCATTACTGGCAGGTGGCGGAACTTCGGCTTTGGCCAAGGCTAAAGACAGTACGGATTACAAAGAAACGTATGATTTTTCCCACATCACACGCTTTGACATGCTGAAAATTCCCGAGCAACAGACGAGCGAACAGTTTAAAGTGCCGGCGTTCGACGCATCCACCATCAAGAACATCGCTTCGGCGAAAGGCTATGATAAACAAGGCAATCTGATCGACCTGGACGTGTGGGACAGCTGGCCGCTGCAAAACGCCGACGGCACCGTAGCGAATTATCATGGCTACCAGATCGTGTTTGCTCTGGCAGGGAGCCCGAAGGACGGTAACGACACCTCGATCTACATATTCTATAAAAAAGCCGACGAGCAATCGATCGACAGCTGGAAGAACGCCGGCCGTGTATTTAAAGACAGCGATAAATTCGCCGCCAATGATCCGATCCTCAAGTATCAGACCCAAGAGTGGTCCGGTTCCGCGACATTAACCGAAGACGGTAATGTTCGCTTGTTCTATACGGATTTCTCGGGTGCGCCGGAAGATGGCGGAACGGGTTATAGCAAACAAACGATAACAACGGCTCAAGTCAACCTGTCGCAGCCGGATGGGGCTACGCTGAAAGTGGACGGCGTTGAAGATCATAAATCCATCTTTGACGGCGACGGAACAACATATCAAAATGTTCAGCAGTTTATCGATGAAGGAGCCTATGCTTCAGGTGACAATCATACGCTTAGAGATCCTCACTATGTAGAAGACAACGGTCATAAATACCTCGTATTCGAGTCCAATACCGGCACAGAAACGGGTTACCAGGGTGAAGAAGCATTCAACAACCAAGTTTTCTATGGCGGAAATAAAAAGTTCTTCCAAGCCGAGAAAGAAAGCCTGCTGCAAAGCCCTAAAAAGCATGACGCCACCCTGGCGAACGGCGCACTCGGCATGATTGAATTGAATGACGATTACACGCTGAAAACAGTCATGAAGCCGCTGATCGCGTCCAATACCGTAACGGATGAAATCGAACGGGCCAACGTATTCAAACTGAATAACAAATGGTATCTGTTCACGGATTCCAGAGGTTCCAAAATGACCATTGACGGAATCGGCGCCGAAGATATCTATATGCTGGGCTTTGTTTCCGACTCTCTGACGGGACCTTACAAGCCATTGAACGACACCGGACTTGTCCTGCACCTGGATCTCGATCCCGCTGATGTTACCTTTACGTACTCTCACTTTGCGGTTCCGCAGGCTGACGGAAACAACGTCGTGATTACCAGCTATATTACCAATCGCGGCTTCTATCAGGAGCATCGTTCGTCCTTCGCGCCAAGCTTCCTGATGAACATCAAGGGAGCCAAAACCTCGGTTGTCAAAGACAGTATCCTTGAACAAGGGCAATTGACGATCAACTGA
- a CDS encoding GerAB/ArcD/ProY family transporter codes for MLIHPGNAILISIGTGAKQDAWLAVLLGMLIGVAVFGWIYGPLYHMFPTEPITSLIRKAVGTRIGWLIGFAYMTYFAYISSRNLRDFGELLISSTYDETPLLPIQVLMMLSLAYLISRGVEVFARTTQIFCFILLLFILASYILIILSGLLDVNRLLPVLGNGFMPVIHTAFPLTYTFPFGEMIAFLMLLPYVKTVPKTIRTASYGIALSGLLISLTISMNIAILGSDIVSRATFPTYTAISKVNIAEILQRLDVLVLLSLIISSYFKIGTFYFAAVLAASDLFKITYNKLAVTIGLCILFSSMIIANNFSEHLEEGLIVIPPYFHLPFQAGIPLLLLIILKIRFRHR; via the coding sequence ATGTTGATCCATCCTGGCAATGCCATCTTGATTTCAATCGGTACGGGTGCAAAACAAGATGCGTGGCTTGCGGTACTGTTGGGAATGTTAATAGGGGTAGCTGTTTTTGGTTGGATTTACGGACCGCTATATCACATGTTCCCAACCGAACCGATAACATCACTAATCCGCAAGGCCGTAGGCACACGGATCGGGTGGCTGATAGGCTTTGCATATATGACTTATTTCGCCTATATATCTTCACGTAATTTGCGCGATTTTGGTGAGCTGCTAATATCTTCGACTTATGATGAAACTCCACTATTGCCAATTCAAGTACTAATGATGCTCAGTTTAGCTTACTTGATATCAAGAGGGGTTGAAGTATTTGCCCGTACCACTCAAATTTTTTGTTTCATCCTTCTTTTATTTATACTTGCAAGTTATATACTCATAATATTATCTGGACTATTGGACGTTAATCGGTTGCTTCCGGTACTCGGAAATGGTTTTATGCCTGTAATTCACACTGCATTTCCGCTTACTTACACATTCCCTTTCGGAGAAATGATTGCGTTTTTGATGCTGCTGCCCTATGTGAAAACAGTCCCTAAAACGATCCGTACCGCATCATACGGCATCGCACTAAGCGGACTTCTTATTAGTCTGACAATCTCGATGAACATCGCTATCCTGGGGAGTGATATCGTTAGCCGTGCAACATTCCCGACTTATACGGCTATAAGCAAAGTGAATATCGCCGAAATTCTTCAACGGTTGGATGTCCTTGTTCTGCTGTCTCTTATCATCAGCAGTTATTTCAAAATTGGCACCTTTTATTTTGCCGCCGTATTGGCAGCCTCTGATTTATTTAAAATAACGTATAACAAGCTTGCCGTGACTATTGGCCTTTGTATATTATTCTCCTCCATGATAATAGCGAATAACTTTTCAGAGCATCTGGAGGAGGGGCTTATAGTTATACCTCCTTATTTTCATCTGCCATTTCAGGCTGGCATTCCGTTGTTGCTGCTCATTATCTTGAAAATCAGATTTAGACATCGTTGA
- a CDS encoding spore germination protein, giving the protein MDQPIYHNIERNLDTLLDEFGHSPDVTIRSLDFCQAVCMRIAVIYIEGLIDQQALSENVLSQITTASSSNQSVCQTEENGQPQKEELLQCDQPLKIN; this is encoded by the coding sequence TTGGATCAACCGATATACCATAATATTGAACGCAATCTCGACACGTTGCTCGATGAGTTTGGTCACAGTCCAGATGTAACTATTCGTAGTCTGGACTTTTGTCAGGCGGTATGCATGCGGATCGCCGTTATTTATATTGAAGGACTGATTGATCAACAGGCGCTATCCGAAAATGTACTTTCCCAAATTACAACGGCCTCCTCTTCTAATCAATCAGTCTGCCAAACAGAGGAAAATGGTCAGCCTCAGAAGGAAGAGCTCTTGCAATGTGATCAACCATTAAAAATAAATTAA
- a CDS encoding PRD domain-containing protein, producing the protein MKIKKILNNNAVVVHDLGEEKIVMGSGIAFQKGKNDIVDPTRIEKVFIMDDLDQYGHLQEMLRTLPEEEIAVSEKIISFAERELEVTFNKHIHIALTDHLSFALERLSKGMVIQNTLLEEIRILYPREFQIGLHAKRLIQEKLQIEIPEDEVGYIAMHIHTAWVNAGANGADADMAAIIRDIAEGVENAAGVLLNRGSSNYERLVNQLENILQTDETGKLRNELDPEIVRIAKERYAMAHEQAGWVARQVEDDYGYMFTDSQLVLIAMEINRVDTRLKDMVN; encoded by the coding sequence ATGAAAATCAAAAAAATTCTTAACAATAACGCGGTTGTGGTACACGACCTTGGAGAAGAAAAGATTGTCATGGGTTCCGGTATTGCTTTTCAAAAAGGAAAAAATGATATTGTCGATCCGACCCGTATCGAGAAAGTGTTCATTATGGACGATTTGGATCAATACGGCCATCTGCAGGAAATGCTGCGGACGCTGCCTGAAGAGGAGATCGCGGTGTCCGAGAAGATCATTTCTTTTGCGGAACGGGAATTGGAAGTAACGTTTAATAAACATATTCATATCGCGCTAACGGATCACCTTTCTTTCGCCTTGGAGAGGCTTAGCAAAGGAATGGTAATTCAGAACACGCTGCTGGAGGAAATCCGCATTTTATATCCGAGAGAGTTCCAAATCGGGCTGCATGCGAAAAGGCTGATCCAGGAGAAATTGCAGATCGAAATTCCGGAGGACGAGGTAGGTTATATCGCGATGCATATCCATACGGCCTGGGTGAACGCCGGGGCTAACGGAGCGGACGCGGACATGGCTGCCATTATCCGTGATATTGCCGAAGGAGTGGAGAATGCCGCCGGCGTATTATTGAACCGGGGCTCTTCCAACTACGAGCGTCTGGTGAACCAGCTTGAGAATATTCTACAGACCGATGAGACGGGCAAGCTCCGCAACGAGCTGGACCCCGAAATCGTGCGGATCGCCAAGGAACGCTATGCCATGGCCCACGAGCAAGCCGGTTGGGTAGCCAGACAGGTAGAAGATGACTACGGTTATATGTTCACAGACAGCCAATTGGTGTTAATCGCCATGGAGATCAACCGGGTGGATACACGTTTGAAGGATATGGTTAATTGA